A window of Helicoverpa armigera isolate CAAS_96S chromosome 30, ASM3070526v1, whole genome shotgun sequence contains these coding sequences:
- the LOC135119156 gene encoding suppressor of cytokine signaling 4-like: MMRMSLYNTCLPSPGTFLLRDSAQEEHLFSVSFRKYGRSLHARIEHYEHRFSFDSHDPAVFAAPTVTKLIEHYKDPACVMFFEPMLTAPLPRSQPFSLQQLARAVIVSHTSYDGVEGLPLPGRLRQYLKEYHYRQRVRVRRLEPDLYTAQH; the protein is encoded by the exons ATGATGAGGATGTCTCTATATAACACATGTCTCCCCTCTCCAGGCACGTTCCTCCTCCGCGACAGCGCGCAGGAGGAGCACCTGTTCTCGGTGTCGTTCCGCAAGTACGGGCGCTCGCTGCACGCGCGCATCGAGCACTACGAGCATCGCTTCAGCTTCGACTCGCACGACCCCGCTGTGTTCGCCGCGCCCACTGTTACTAAGCTTATTGAGCATTATAAG GACCCCGCGTGCGTGATGTTCTTCGAGCCGATGCTGACTGCTCCCCTGCCGCGCAGCCAGCCCTTCTCGCTGCAGCAGCTCGCACGAGCCGTTATTGTGTCGCATACTAGTTATGACG GAGTGGAAGGCCTGCCTCTGCCAGGGCGTCTCCGGCAGTACCTGAAGGAGTACCACTACCGGCAGCGCGTGCGGGTACGACGCCTCGAGCCAGACCTGTACACCGCGCAACACTAA